In Pseudothermotoga hypogea DSM 11164 = NBRC 106472, the following are encoded in one genomic region:
- a CDS encoding ABC transporter ATP-binding protein yields the protein MKKLIEVKKIKAYYVLDIFGKQRTVRAVDGVDLDVLEGSVHGIAGESGCGKTTLLKVLFAAIEPPLRMIDGKVYYLNGTGTIDLYAIDESERKKLRWSFASYVPQGSMSVLNPVLKIKDTFRDFISSHLKGRSKIEAYEMAREHIRDLGLPLKILDAYPHQLSGGMRQRVTIALATVLKPKVIIADEPTTALDVVTQRGVIQLLKDIQSRQGSALVLVTHDMGVHANISDMLSVMYAGKIIEEGRTEDLFENPRHPYTQYLIKSLPRFGDRSKRESPPGSPPSLFNLPTGCAFHPRCPFKMVKCEKEEPVIFNVGESHKVACWLAEG from the coding sequence ATGAAAAAGCTGATCGAAGTGAAGAAAATTAAGGCGTACTACGTTCTTGACATCTTCGGGAAGCAGAGGACCGTCAGAGCTGTGGATGGCGTGGATTTGGACGTTTTGGAAGGCTCAGTGCACGGAATAGCGGGCGAGAGCGGTTGTGGCAAAACCACACTGCTCAAAGTTCTTTTTGCAGCTATTGAGCCACCGCTGAGAATGATCGATGGGAAGGTGTACTACCTGAATGGCACGGGAACCATCGATCTTTACGCGATCGATGAGTCTGAAAGGAAGAAACTGAGATGGTCCTTTGCTTCCTATGTTCCCCAAGGCTCCATGAGTGTGCTCAATCCCGTCCTAAAGATAAAAGACACGTTCAGAGACTTCATTTCGAGTCATCTGAAAGGGAGAAGCAAGATTGAAGCGTACGAGATGGCCAGAGAACACATTAGGGATTTGGGCTTGCCTCTCAAGATCTTGGATGCCTATCCACACCAGCTTTCCGGTGGCATGAGGCAGAGAGTCACCATCGCGCTCGCTACAGTCTTGAAACCTAAGGTCATCATCGCCGACGAACCCACCACAGCGTTGGACGTGGTAACTCAACGTGGCGTCATTCAGCTTTTGAAAGACATACAGTCGCGGCAGGGTAGCGCGCTCGTTTTGGTCACGCACGATATGGGAGTGCACGCGAACATATCGGACATGCTGAGTGTGATGTATGCAGGAAAAATCATAGAGGAGGGAAGGACTGAGGATCTGTTCGAGAATCCGAGACATCCTTACACGCAGTACCTCATCAAATCATTACCGAGATTCGGTGACAGATCGAAGAGGGAGAGCCCTCCGGGTAGCCCTCCTTCACTCTTCAATCTGCCTACGGGATGTGCGTTTCATCCACGCTGTCCGTTCAAGATGGTCAAGTGTGAAAAGGAAGAACCTGTGATCTTTAACGTGGGCGAATCACACAAGGTCGCATGCTGGCTCGCGGAGGGATGA